One stretch of Pseudomonas fluorescens Q2-87 DNA includes these proteins:
- a CDS encoding YbdD/YjiX family protein, protein MFNDLSRLGKYLGQAARLMVGMPDYDNYVEHMQTKHPDKPMMDYEAFFRERQEARYGGKGGPKCC, encoded by the coding sequence ATGTTCAATGACTTGAGTCGCCTCGGTAAATACCTCGGTCAGGCCGCCCGCCTGATGGTCGGCATGCCCGACTACGACAACTACGTCGAGCACATGCAAACCAAGCACCCGGACAAGCCGATGATGGACTACGAGGCGTTCTTCCGCGAACGCCAGGAAGCCCGTTACGGCGGCAAGGGCGGGCCCAAGTGCTGTTGA
- a CDS encoding ankyrin repeat domain-containing protein, which produces MGKFFLTVLATWSVSVLADQPIPTEPAAVQEQLQTYYFDAARRGDIPMLDTFIEAGYSLGTQDEKGYTALILAAYHGHDAAVERPLAAGADACAQDKRGNTALMGAIFKGEVQIARRLLATDCSPDQRNGAGQTAAMYAGLFKRAELLDALRAKGADLEAQDPLGNTAAGLAKGEIRMPAPQ; this is translated from the coding sequence ATGGGAAAATTCTTTTTAACGGTACTTGCGACCTGGTCGGTCAGCGTATTGGCCGATCAGCCAATACCCACCGAGCCGGCGGCGGTACAGGAGCAGCTGCAAACCTATTACTTCGACGCCGCCCGCCGGGGCGATATACCTATGCTCGATACCTTTATCGAGGCCGGTTATTCGCTGGGCACCCAGGACGAAAAGGGTTACACGGCTTTGATCCTGGCCGCTTATCACGGCCATGACGCCGCAGTCGAGCGGCCGCTGGCCGCTGGCGCCGATGCTTGCGCCCAAGACAAGCGCGGCAACACGGCGCTGATGGGCGCGATTTTCAAGGGCGAGGTGCAGATTGCACGGCGTTTGCTCGCGACCGATTGCAGCCCGGACCAGCGCAACGGCGCCGGGCAGACCGCCGCGATGTACGCCGGTTTGTTCAAGCGTGCCGAGTTGCTCGACGCCTTGCGGGCCAAAGGTGCCGACCTGGAGGCGCAAGACCCGTTGGGCAATACGGCGGCCGGCCTGGCCAAGGGTGAAATCAGAATGCCGGCCCCGCAGTGA
- the yjiA gene encoding GTPase: MSSPIPVTILSGFLGAGKTTLLRHLLKAGHGLKIAVIENEFSDAGIDTQLLGDEPVQVMTLANGCVCCTIHTDLTKALYLLLERLDSGEIAFDRLVIECTGLADPAPVAQTFFIDEDLRERYILDGILTLVDAAHADVHLTQAIAQAQVGFADRLLLSKTDLVDAAQVQALGERLTRINRRAPIRVVEHGKIDLAELLDIRGFNLNADLGAGFSLRPVGKATPGDRISSLVLRTDKPLDIEKLSEFMNQLLEEHGKQLLRYKGVLNIAGEPRRLVFQGVLKLYGFDWDTDWAPGEARESVIVFIADELPEEKIRAGFEAILL, from the coding sequence TTGTCCTCTCCCATTCCGGTCACCATCCTCAGCGGCTTCCTTGGCGCCGGCAAGACCACGCTGTTGCGCCACCTGCTCAAGGCCGGGCACGGCTTGAAAATCGCCGTGATCGAAAACGAATTCAGCGATGCCGGTATCGACACCCAATTGCTCGGCGATGAGCCGGTGCAAGTCATGACCCTGGCCAACGGCTGCGTGTGCTGCACCATCCACACCGACCTGACCAAGGCCCTGTACCTGTTGCTCGAACGGCTGGACAGTGGCGAGATCGCTTTCGACCGCCTGGTGATCGAGTGCACCGGCCTGGCCGACCCGGCGCCGGTGGCCCAGACATTCTTCATCGACGAAGATTTGCGCGAGCGCTACATCCTCGACGGGATCCTGACCCTGGTGGATGCCGCTCACGCCGACGTCCACCTGACCCAGGCCATCGCCCAAGCCCAGGTCGGGTTTGCCGATCGCCTGCTCCTGAGCAAGACCGACCTGGTGGACGCGGCGCAAGTCCAGGCCCTTGGCGAGCGCCTGACGCGCATCAACCGGCGGGCGCCCATCAGGGTGGTGGAACACGGCAAGATCGACTTGGCCGAACTGCTCGACATCCGTGGCTTCAATCTCAATGCGGACCTGGGGGCAGGGTTCAGCCTGCGGCCGGTCGGCAAGGCCACCCCCGGTGATCGGATCAGCAGCCTGGTGCTGCGCACCGACAAACCGCTGGATATCGAAAAACTCAGCGAGTTCATGAATCAGTTGCTGGAAGAGCACGGCAAGCAGTTGCTGCGCTACAAAGGCGTTCTGAACATCGCTGGCGAACCCCGCAGGTTGGTTTTCCAGGGCGTGCTCAAGCTGTACGGTTTCGATTGGGACACCGATTGGGCTCCCGGCGAAGCCCGGGAAAGCGTGATCGTGTTCATCGCCGACGAACTGCCCGAAGAAAAAATCCGCGCAGGCTTCGAAGCCATCCTACTTTGA
- the radA gene encoding DNA repair protein RadA produces the protein MAKAKRMYGCTECGSTFPKWAGQCSECGAWNTLTETMVESGGAAAPTGRTGWAGQQAQIKTLAEVSVEEIPRFSTASGELDRVLGGGLVDGSVVLIGGDPGIGKSTILLQTLCNLATRMPALYVTGEESQQQVAMRARRLGLPQDQLRVMTETCIETIIATARLEKPKVMVIDSIQTIFTEQLQSAPGGVSQVRESAALLVRYAKQSGTAIFLVGHVTKEGALAGPRVLEHMVDTVLYFEGESDGRLRLLRAVKNRFGAVNELGVFGMTDRGLKEVSNPSAIFLTRAQEEVPGSVVMATWEGTRPMLVEVQALVDDSHLANPRRVTLGLDQNRLAMLLAVLHRHGGIPTHDQDVFLNVVGGVKVLETASDLALMAAVMSSLRNRPLPHDLLVFGEVGLSGEVRPVPSGQERLKEAAKHGFKRAIVPKGNAPKEAPPGLQIIAVTRLEQALDALFE, from the coding sequence ATGGCCAAGGCAAAGCGCATGTATGGCTGCACCGAGTGCGGCTCGACCTTTCCCAAATGGGCCGGCCAGTGCAGCGAGTGCGGTGCCTGGAATACCCTGACCGAAACCATGGTGGAAAGCGGCGGTGCGGCCGCGCCTACCGGTCGCACCGGTTGGGCCGGCCAGCAGGCGCAGATCAAGACCCTGGCCGAAGTCAGCGTCGAGGAGATTCCGCGTTTCTCCACCGCATCCGGTGAACTCGACCGGGTACTGGGCGGCGGCCTGGTGGACGGTTCGGTGGTGCTGATCGGCGGCGACCCGGGCATCGGCAAGTCGACCATCCTGCTGCAAACCTTGTGCAACCTTGCCACCCGTATGCCGGCGCTCTACGTCACCGGCGAAGAGTCCCAGCAACAGGTCGCCATGCGGGCCCGGCGCCTGGGACTTCCCCAGGACCAGTTGCGGGTCATGACCGAGACCTGCATCGAAACCATCATTGCCACGGCGCGCCTGGAAAAACCCAAGGTGATGGTGATCGACTCGATCCAGACGATTTTCACCGAGCAGCTCCAATCGGCCCCGGGCGGCGTGTCCCAAGTGCGCGAAAGCGCGGCGTTGCTGGTGCGTTATGCCAAGCAGAGCGGCACGGCGATTTTCCTGGTGGGTCACGTCACCAAGGAGGGCGCGCTGGCGGGACCGCGCGTCCTGGAGCACATGGTCGATACCGTGCTGTATTTCGAAGGCGAATCCGACGGTCGCCTGCGTTTGCTGCGGGCTGTGAAGAACCGCTTTGGCGCTGTCAACGAATTGGGTGTGTTCGGCATGACCGACCGGGGCTTGAAAGAGGTCTCGAACCCTTCGGCGATTTTTCTGACGCGTGCCCAGGAAGAAGTACCGGGCAGCGTGGTCATGGCGACGTGGGAAGGCACCCGACCGATGCTGGTGGAAGTGCAAGCGCTGGTCGATGACAGCCACCTGGCGAACCCGCGCCGGGTCACCCTGGGCCTGGATCAGAATCGGCTGGCCATGCTGTTGGCCGTCCTGCATCGGCACGGTGGTATTCCCACGCACGACCAGGACGTTTTCCTTAACGTTGTGGGCGGGGTCAAGGTGCTGGAAACCGCGTCCGACCTTGCATTGATGGCAGCAGTCATGTCCAGCCTGCGCAATAGGCCTCTGCCCCATGACCTGCTGGTGTTCGGTGAAGTGGGGCTGTCGGGCGAGGTCCGGCCGGTGCCCAGTGGTCAAGAGCGGCTCAAGGAAGCGGCCAAGCATGGCTTCAAGCGCGCCATCGTGCCCAAGGGCAACGCGCCGAAGGAAGCTCCGCCAGGGTTGCAGATCATTGCGGTGACGCGCCTGGAACAGGCGTTGGATGCGTTGTTCGAGTAA
- the katB gene encoding catalase KatB: MNTSLGYGAFRHRRAFFVLTASLLSLSVQAATLTRDNGAAVGDNQNSQTAGPNGPALLQDVQLIQKLQRFDRERIPERVVHARGTGAHGSFTVSDDLSDLTKAKVFAAGQVTPVFVRFSAVVHGNHSPETLRDPRGFATKFYTADGNWDLVGNNFPTFFIRDAIKFPDMVHAFKPDPRTNLDDDSRRFDFFSHVPESTRTLTELYSNAGTPASYREMDGNGVHAYKLVNAKGEIHYVKFHWKSLQGLKNLDPKEAVKVQGQDYSHMTTDLVSHINKGDFPKWDLYVQVLNPQDLASFDFDPLDATKIWPGVPERKVGQMVLNRNPANVFQETEQVAMAPANLVPGIEPSEDRLLQGRVFSYADTQMYRLGANALQLPINAPKVAVNNGNQDGAMNPGSTSTGVNYQPSRLTPREEAPAARYSQTALSGSTQQAKIQREQNFKQAGELYRSFNQKERNDLIDSFGGSLATTDDESKHIILSFLYKADPEYGTGVARVAKGDLARVKALAEKLTD, translated from the coding sequence ATGAACACTTCCCTTGGCTACGGGGCTTTTCGCCACCGCCGCGCTTTTTTCGTGTTGACCGCCAGCCTGTTGTCCTTGTCCGTGCAAGCGGCCACCCTGACCCGGGACAACGGTGCGGCAGTGGGCGACAACCAGAACTCACAGACCGCCGGACCCAACGGCCCGGCCCTGCTTCAAGACGTGCAACTGATCCAGAAGCTCCAGCGTTTCGATCGCGAACGTATCCCCGAGCGCGTGGTGCATGCCCGCGGCACCGGTGCCCATGGCTCGTTCACGGTTTCCGATGACCTGAGCGATCTGACCAAGGCCAAGGTGTTTGCCGCCGGCCAGGTCACGCCAGTGTTCGTGCGTTTTTCCGCCGTGGTGCATGGCAATCATTCCCCGGAAACCCTGCGCGACCCCCGTGGCTTTGCCACGAAGTTTTATACCGCCGACGGCAACTGGGACTTGGTGGGTAACAACTTCCCGACCTTTTTCATTCGCGACGCCATCAAGTTTCCCGACATGGTCCACGCATTCAAACCCGACCCACGGACCAACCTGGACGATGATTCACGGCGTTTCGACTTTTTCTCCCATGTTCCCGAATCGACCCGAACCCTGACCGAGCTGTATTCCAACGCTGGCACGCCGGCCAGTTATCGTGAGATGGACGGTAACGGAGTGCATGCCTATAAGTTGGTTAATGCGAAGGGTGAAATTCATTACGTTAAGTTTCATTGGAAAAGTTTGCAGGGGCTGAAAAATCTCGATCCGAAAGAAGCAGTGAAAGTTCAAGGTCAAGATTACAGCCATATGACCACCGACTTGGTCAGCCATATCAATAAGGGCGACTTTCCCAAGTGGGATTTGTACGTTCAAGTCTTGAACCCACAGGACTTGGCCTCCTTCGACTTCGATCCGCTGGACGCCACCAAAATCTGGCCGGGCGTACCTGAGCGCAAGGTCGGGCAGATGGTCTTGAACCGTAATCCGGCGAACGTCTTCCAGGAAACCGAACAAGTAGCGATGGCGCCGGCCAACCTGGTGCCAGGGATCGAACCCTCCGAGGATCGCCTGTTGCAAGGGCGAGTGTTTTCCTACGCCGATACGCAGATGTATCGCCTGGGCGCCAATGCCCTGCAACTGCCAATCAACGCCCCCAAGGTGGCGGTGAACAACGGTAACCAGGACGGCGCGATGAACCCGGGCAGCACCAGCACCGGCGTGAATTACCAGCCGAGCCGCCTGACGCCACGTGAAGAGGCGCCAGCGGCCCGCTACAGCCAGACTGCGCTGAGCGGCAGTACCCAGCAGGCGAAGATCCAGCGCGAGCAGAACTTCAAGCAGGCCGGCGAGCTGTACCGCTCGTTCAACCAGAAGGAGCGCAATGACCTGATCGACAGTTTTGGCGGGTCGTTGGCGACCACCGATGACGAAAGCAAGCACATCATTCTGTCCTTCCTCTACAAGGCTGACCCTGAGTACGGCACCGGCGTGGCCCGCGTCGCTAAGGGCGATCTGGCCCGGGTCAAGGCACTGGCGGAAAAACTGACCGACTGA
- a CDS encoding PilZ domain-containing protein produces MSERRRFVRIEFHAKTELTQGPFTWPVKLLDLSLKGLLIEKPQPWLGNAQEPFTADIHLSNEVEVKMKVRLTHDDHGHLGFVCKHIDLDSIAHLRRLVELNLADHDELERELAALIQI; encoded by the coding sequence ATGAGCGAACGCCGCCGCTTCGTGCGAATCGAATTCCATGCCAAGACCGAACTGACCCAGGGCCCGTTCACCTGGCCGGTGAAACTCCTGGACCTGTCCCTCAAGGGACTGCTGATCGAAAAACCCCAGCCCTGGCTGGGCAACGCCCAAGAACCGTTCACGGCTGATATTCACCTGAGCAACGAAGTTGAGGTGAAGATGAAGGTCCGCTTGACCCACGACGATCACGGCCACCTGGGCTTCGTCTGCAAGCATATCGACCTGGACTCCATCGCCCACCTGCGCCGGCTGGTGGAGCTGAACCTGGCCGATCATGACGAGCTGGAACGAGAATTGGCCGCGTTGATCCAGATTTGA
- the mscL gene encoding large-conductance mechanosensitive channel protein MscL: MGVLSEFKAFAVKGNVVDMAVGIIIGAAFGKIVSSFVGDVIMPPIGLLIGGVDFSNLAITLKAAQGDAPAVVVAYGKFIQSTIDFIIVAFAIFMGVKAINRLKREEAVAPSAPPVPSKEELLLSEIRDLLKAQNERP, translated from the coding sequence ATGGGCGTGCTAAGCGAGTTCAAGGCCTTCGCGGTCAAGGGCAATGTCGTCGACATGGCTGTCGGGATCATCATCGGTGCCGCTTTCGGCAAAATCGTCTCGTCATTTGTTGGCGATGTGATCATGCCCCCCATCGGCCTGCTGATCGGCGGGGTGGATTTCAGTAACCTGGCCATTACCTTAAAGGCCGCCCAAGGCGATGCGCCTGCCGTGGTAGTGGCCTACGGTAAATTCATCCAGAGCACCATCGACTTCATCATCGTAGCGTTTGCCATCTTCATGGGCGTCAAGGCCATCAACCGCCTCAAGCGCGAAGAAGCCGTTGCGCCAAGCGCACCGCCAGTGCCAAGCAAGGAAGAGCTGCTGCTGAGCGAAATCCGCGATCTGCTCAAGGCCCAGAACGAGCGGCCTTGA
- a CDS encoding ferredoxin--NADP reductase: MTDNAEKFTRQSLLEVQPLTPHLFTLRTTRDRGFRFKAGQFARLGVVKADGTTVWRAYSMVSSPFDEYLEFFSIVVPDGEFTSELSRLRTGDSLLVDRQAFGYLTLDRFVDGRDLWLLSTGTGIAPFLSILQDFEAWEKFERIILVYSVREARELAYQELIQALPQREYLAEYAHKFRFIATVTREQHPGALNGRITTLLENGELERAAGVALTPEHSRVMLCGNPQMIDDTRKQLKARGLQLSLSRRPGQVAVENYW; the protein is encoded by the coding sequence ATGACCGACAACGCAGAGAAGTTCACCCGCCAATCGCTCCTCGAAGTCCAGCCACTGACGCCCCATCTGTTTACGTTGCGTACAACCCGGGACCGCGGCTTTCGCTTTAAGGCTGGCCAGTTCGCCCGGCTGGGCGTGGTCAAGGCGGACGGCACCACCGTCTGGCGGGCGTATTCCATGGTGTCTTCGCCGTTCGATGAATATCTCGAGTTCTTTTCCATCGTGGTGCCGGATGGCGAGTTCACCAGCGAACTCAGCCGCCTGCGTACCGGTGACAGCCTGTTGGTGGATCGGCAGGCGTTTGGCTATCTGACGCTGGACCGTTTCGTGGATGGCCGGGATTTGTGGCTACTGTCCACGGGAACGGGAATTGCGCCGTTTCTTTCGATCCTCCAGGATTTCGAAGCCTGGGAAAAATTCGAGCGGATCATCCTCGTGTACAGCGTACGCGAGGCGCGGGAGCTGGCGTATCAGGAGCTGATTCAGGCGTTGCCCCAGCGCGAGTACTTGGCCGAGTACGCCCACAAGTTTCGCTTCATCGCCACGGTCACCCGTGAGCAGCATCCCGGGGCGCTCAATGGGCGCATTACCACGCTGCTCGAAAATGGCGAGCTGGAGCGGGCGGCCGGAGTAGCGCTGACGCCGGAGCATTCGCGAGTGATGCTGTGCGGCAATCCGCAAATGATCGACGACACCCGCAAGCAGCTCAAGGCCAGGGGCCTGCAACTGAGCCTCAGCCGCCGGCCAGGCCAGGTGGCGGTGGAAAACTACTGGTAG